One region of Candidatus Electrothrix rattekaaiensis genomic DNA includes:
- the hisI gene encoding phosphoribosyl-AMP cyclohydrolase codes for MPELNFTKSKDGLLPAIAQDAASGDVLMLAYINEVSWHKTLETGKAHYWSRSRNKLWLKGESSGHVQIVKEILVDCDQDTVVFKVEQLGSAACHKGYASCFFRRVHGDELEIIAEPVFDPAKVYG; via the coding sequence ATGCCTGAACTCAATTTCACCAAATCAAAAGACGGTCTCCTGCCCGCCATAGCGCAGGACGCAGCCAGCGGCGACGTACTCATGCTGGCCTATATCAACGAAGTATCTTGGCACAAGACCCTGGAAACCGGTAAGGCCCATTACTGGAGCCGTTCCCGCAATAAACTCTGGCTCAAGGGCGAATCCTCCGGTCATGTCCAGATAGTCAAAGAAATCCTGGTGGACTGCGACCAAGACACTGTGGTCTTCAAGGTAGAGCAACTGGGCAGCGCAGCCTGCCATAAGGGCTATGCCAGCTGTTTCTTTCGCCGGGTACATGGCGACGAACTGGAGATCATTGCCGAGCCGGTTTTTGATCCGGCCAAGGTGTATGGATGA
- a CDS encoding Rpn family recombination-promoting nuclease/putative transposase — protein MDFLDVKTDFAFKRVFGSEQSKAILIDFLNAVIDFGDAGITDLTIVDPYQVPLLKGMKDSYVDVKAVLSDHRKVIIEMQVLNVEGFEKRVLYNAAKLYSTQLKKSEKYATLEPVIALTITDFEMFPEFDRVISYWNLREKDSLVQYSGDIELVFIELPKFTKSEEELRSVTDKWIYFIKNAGELDFVPKTFSEPNLLDAFELANTAGMNEDELEVQFKRRDFIWLQKGSLEKARKDGIREGREEGEQEAKLSIARNLLAQNIAPEIIAAGTGLSKELIIRLRDQE, from the coding sequence ATGGATTTCCTAGACGTTAAAACCGACTTTGCCTTTAAGCGAGTCTTCGGCAGCGAGCAGTCCAAAGCTATCCTGATTGATTTCCTCAACGCGGTCATTGACTTCGGGGATGCCGGAATTACGGACCTCACTATTGTTGATCCGTATCAAGTCCCTCTACTCAAAGGCATGAAAGACAGCTACGTGGATGTCAAAGCTGTGCTATCAGATCATCGCAAGGTGATCATTGAGATGCAGGTGCTCAATGTGGAGGGATTTGAAAAACGTGTGCTGTATAATGCGGCAAAATTGTATTCCACCCAGCTGAAAAAATCAGAGAAGTATGCGACGCTGGAACCGGTCATCGCCCTGACCATCACCGATTTTGAGATGTTTCCTGAATTCGACCGGGTGATTTCCTACTGGAACCTGCGGGAAAAAGACAGCTTGGTTCAATACAGCGGAGACATTGAACTCGTTTTTATAGAGCTGCCTAAATTTACCAAGAGCGAGGAAGAACTGCGCTCGGTGACGGATAAATGGATTTATTTTATCAAAAATGCTGGTGAACTTGATTTCGTCCCGAAAACGTTTTCCGAACCGAACCTGCTTGATGCCTTTGAGCTGGCGAACACCGCTGGAATGAACGAGGACGAGCTTGAAGTACAGTTTAAACGCCGGGATTTTATCTGGCTACAGAAAGGTTCGCTGGAAAAAGCACGAAAAGACGGGATACGGGAAGGAAGAGAGGAAGGAGAACAGGAAGCAAAGCTCTCTATCGCCCGAAACCTGCTGGCACAGAATATTGCTCCTGAAATTATTGCGGCAGGTACAGGGTTATCCAAGGAACTCATTATCCGCCTGCGGGATCAGGAATAA